GGGCCGGGGGATGCTCGCCGGAATCCTCAATGCCCGTACGTACTCGGCATTTCACGACTGGCTCGGGCGCGGCGAGGAGCTCGCGGCCTGCCATCGGCACTGGGCCGCGGGGAACGCGGCCGCCGCGGCCGCGGCGATCCCCGAGGCGCTCGTCGACGCGCTGCTCATCCACGGCGATCCCGACCACTGTCGGGAACAGGTCCGGCGCTACGTGGATCAGGGTGCGGGGACGGTGGCGCTCGCGCTGCTGCCGGCGCCGGAGTACGGCCCCGGCGCGGCGGGCGTCTCGGCCATGATCAAGGCCCTGGCACCCGGCTCCTTGTTCGGGCGGTGACCTCGAGGCCGCCCGAGCGCGCGGGCGGCAGTGGGCTCACGGCAGGACGATCGCGGGCCGCGGGCCGGTGCGGCGCTCGGTCGGGGCGAGCAACAGGACTTCGAGTGCCGAGGCGCACGCCGCGGCCTGTTCCGCGAACCAGGCCAGCCGCTCGCTGGCCATCGCCTCGGGGGAGGAGCGTAGCGCGAGCGCGAACCTGGCCCGGCCGTGCGCGTCGAGCACGGGCACCGCGACGGTGCGCACGCCCGAGGCCGATTCGCCCTCGTTCAAGGCGAATCCGGCCGCACGGACGCGGCTGAGTTCGTCGCGCAGATCCTGCGGATCCGTGATGGTGCGGTGGGTCAGCGGCGGCATGGGCAGCGTTTCGAGATCGGCCTCGCCGCCGCCCCAGGCCAGCAGCACCTTGCCGAGCGCGGTCGAGTGCACCGGGCGGCGCAGCCCGCGGGTGCCGTCCCGGTCCAGCGAGCCGCCGGCCAGGATCACGGCGTGCTCGCCCACCCGCACGGCGAGGTCCGCGGTCGCGCCGGTGCGGTTCGCCAGATCCGCCAGCTCGGGCTCGGCCCGGTGCAGGCCCCGGCGGTGGAATGCCAGCCGGCCGAGTTCGGCGGTGGTGGGGCCGAGCCGGTAGCGCGCGGTGTGCGCGTCCTGCTCCAGGAATCCGGACGAGGTCAGGACCTTGAGAAGCCGGTGCGCGGTGGAGAGGGCGAGGCCGGTGCGCCGGGCCAGGTCGGAGGCGCCCAGGTCCTGGGGGCTCTCGGTGAAGCACTGCAGCAGCGCCAGGGTCCGGTGGACCGCCTGGGAACCCTCGCGGGTTGCTGGAGCGACGTCGTGAGGCATGAGCGCAGTCTTCCACATGGTGGAAGGCGTTGACCATCAGAGCGCGGTGATGGGCGTATCAGATCCCACATTGTGGAGCACGCTTGCTTTCCCGTCCGGCTTTCCCGGACACTGGGCGCGACGGGGCGCCCGATCGGGCCCGCCCCTGCCGACGAAGGAGAGGGGAAGCGCGATGGCCGCCCGCCGTACGCCGACCGCTCCGCTCGGCGCCGCCCGCCCGGTGCTGACCGCGCGGCGCCACGTCGACCTGGCGCGCGTGTCGAGCGCCATCTGTCTGGGCTGATCGCCCCCGGCCGGTCTCCGCTGCGGAGAACCGCCGTCTTCTGATCGCATCTGCGCGTCCACGGTGCGCTGTGTGCCGCCCGCCCGTGCCGCCTGTGCCGCCCTTTCCCATCGCCGCGCTACTGCGGCGCCATCCGCCACGCCGTGCCGGCCCCCGCCCGGCCGAGCGGGCCCGCGCCCCGAGGGGTTTCGCCTTGCCTGCATCTGTTTCTCATGATTTTGATACTCTTTGGTATACTCGCTGTCCGGTTCCGACCGCGACCGGTATCGCCGCCGACCAGGGCTGGCTGGCCGCGGAGTTCGCCCCCGACGGGCTCACCATCCGCTCCCTGCAGGACGAAGGCGCCGACGTGCCCCGGGACCGCCACTTCAGCCATGCCCTCACCAGCCTCTTCCGCGAGGGGGGCAACGTGCCCGCGCTCTGGGCGCGGGCCCAGGGCGAGCCCACTCGGCTGATCGGCCTGACCTGGATCGAGGAACGGCAGGCGATCCTGGTGCGCGCCGACGAGCGCGACCGGCTGGCCGAGCCCGCCGATCTCAAGGGTCTGCGGGTGGCGGTCCCGCGCCGCGCCATCGCGATCGACTTCTGGCGCGCCATGGCCCTGGCCGGCTTCCACGGCGCGCTGGCCGCGGCCGGGTTGGCACCCGACGCCGTCACCCCGGTCGAGGTGGTCGCGGAGCCCTCGGCCGGGCAGTGGCTTGCAGAACTCGAGGCCCTGCGGGACGGACGGGTGGACGCGGTCTACGTCAAGGGCGCGCTCGCGGTCGAGGCGGCGTCCGCGCACGGCGCCGTCGTCGCTCTCGACCTCGACGCCTACGCGGACCGCCGCGTGCGGGTGAACAACGGTACGCCGCGTCCGGTCACCGTTCACCAGGAGCTGCTCGAGCGCCATCCGGAACTGGTCGTGCGGTTCCTCAGGGTTCTGACCGAAGCGGCGGACTGGGCGGCCGGCCACCCCGCCGAGTACGCGCGCATCCTGGCCGCCGAGACCGGAGCCGGCGCGGACGGGGTGGCCCAGGCCTACCGTGGCGCGGGGCACGCCGGCCTGCACCTGGAACTGACGGCCGATCGGCTCGATCTGCTCGCCCGGCAGGAGCGCTTCCTGCACGAACAGGGCTTCCTGCCGCGGCCGGTGGACGTCGCCGCCTGGGCCGCGTCCGAACCGCTGGCGGCGGCCCGAGAGCTCGCCGCCGCCTCCCGACCCCCCGCCTCAGCCATCGAAGGAGAATCATGAGAACCCTGATCAACCGCGCGCTTCTGGCCGCCGGAGCTGCCGTTCTGACGCTGTCGGCCGCCGGTTGCGCCTCCACGCAGAGCACGGATACCGCCTCGGCTTCCGGAAATTCCGGAAAGATCGTCATCCGCATACCCGACCCGGGCAACTCCGGTTCGCTGGCTCTGGGCAAGAAGGACGGCAGCTTGGCCGCAGCGCTGGCGAAGGTCGGCGCGACGGTGCAGTGGACGGGCAGCGCGGGCGCGTTCGCGCCGGCCGCGCAGGAGCTCGACGCCAATGAACTGGACGTGGCCGAGGGCTCGATCACCTCCGCCATCGCCGCCCTCGCGCAGAAGCCGGGCTTCGACCTGTTCGCCGCGGTCGCGCCGGACAAG
This genomic window from Actinospica robiniae DSM 44927 contains:
- a CDS encoding putative leader peptide, which encodes MSAVFHMVEGVDHQSAVMGVSDPTLWSTLAFPSGFPGHWARRGARSGPPLPTKERGSAMAARRTPTAPLGAARPVLTARRHVDLARVSSAICLG
- a CDS encoding IclR family transcriptional regulator — its product is MPHDVAPATREGSQAVHRTLALLQCFTESPQDLGASDLARRTGLALSTAHRLLKVLTSSGFLEQDAHTARYRLGPTTAELGRLAFHRRGLHRAEPELADLANRTGATADLAVRVGEHAVILAGGSLDRDGTRGLRRPVHSTALGKVLLAWGGGEADLETLPMPPLTHRTITDPQDLRDELSRVRAAGFALNEGESASGVRTVAVPVLDAHGRARFALALRSSPEAMASERLAWFAEQAAACASALEVLLLAPTERRTGPRPAIVLP
- a CDS encoding ABC transporter substrate-binding protein, with the translated sequence MPASVSHDFDTLWYTRCPVPTATGIAADQGWLAAEFAPDGLTIRSLQDEGADVPRDRHFSHALTSLFREGGNVPALWARAQGEPTRLIGLTWIEERQAILVRADERDRLAEPADLKGLRVAVPRRAIAIDFWRAMALAGFHGALAAAGLAPDAVTPVEVVAEPSAGQWLAELEALRDGRVDAVYVKGALAVEAASAHGAVVALDLDAYADRRVRVNNGTPRPVTVHQELLERHPELVVRFLRVLTEAADWAAGHPAEYARILAAETGAGADGVAQAYRGAGHAGLHLELTADRLDLLARQERFLHEQGFLPRPVDVAAWAASEPLAAARELAAASRPPASAIEGES